One window of the Gordonia westfalica genome contains the following:
- a CDS encoding glycosyltransferase: MPGDRIAVVHERLTEIAGSEHVVEQLAATWPKVEVHAPIARAEGIPAGLTDPPITTPLNRAYRLLGERSYAPLLPLMPWAFRRMPLRDAAAVVVSHHAFATQAVLATDAPVIAYVHSPARWAWDPSLRAGEGGGASGAAILSALSVVARRCEVDAAPRLHTVLANSSAVAARIREHWDRDAIVVHPPVDLDGFTPDPAVPREDFYLLAGRLVPYKRPDLAIAAAARADARLVVAGDGRAMQQCRELAGPKTTFLGRVSHDTLLNLHRSARAVLMPGIEDFGIVPVEAMATGTPVIALGEGGALDTVVPGSTGQLIEPGTDDEVVERLAGALRDFTVDDYDRTEIRAWAERFRRERFREQMREVVGAAI; this comes from the coding sequence ATGCCCGGTGACCGCATCGCCGTGGTGCACGAGCGACTCACCGAGATCGCCGGTTCCGAGCACGTCGTCGAGCAACTGGCGGCAACCTGGCCGAAGGTCGAGGTGCACGCACCGATCGCGCGCGCCGAGGGCATCCCCGCAGGCCTCACCGACCCGCCGATCACGACACCGCTCAACCGGGCCTACCGCCTCCTGGGCGAACGCAGCTACGCACCGCTCCTACCGCTGATGCCGTGGGCGTTTCGTCGCATGCCGCTCCGCGACGCCGCAGCGGTGGTGGTGAGCCATCACGCGTTCGCGACGCAGGCGGTCCTCGCCACCGACGCCCCGGTCATCGCGTACGTGCACAGCCCCGCCCGATGGGCGTGGGACCCGTCTCTCCGCGCAGGAGAGGGAGGTGGTGCGTCCGGCGCCGCGATCCTGTCGGCCCTGTCGGTGGTGGCGCGCCGTTGCGAGGTCGACGCCGCACCACGACTCCACACCGTGCTGGCCAACTCGTCGGCCGTCGCGGCACGCATCCGCGAACACTGGGACCGCGACGCCATCGTCGTACACCCGCCCGTCGATCTCGACGGGTTCACCCCCGACCCCGCCGTGCCGCGTGAGGACTTCTACCTGCTCGCCGGACGTCTCGTGCCGTACAAGCGACCCGACCTCGCCATCGCGGCCGCGGCTCGGGCCGACGCCAGGCTGGTGGTGGCCGGCGACGGCCGGGCCATGCAGCAGTGCCGCGAACTGGCCGGACCCAAGACCACCTTCCTCGGTCGCGTCTCGCACGACACCCTGCTGAACCTGCACCGGAGTGCACGCGCCGTGTTGATGCCGGGGATCGAGGACTTCGGGATCGTGCCGGTCGAGGCCATGGCCACCGGGACCCCGGTCATCGCGCTCGGCGAGGGTGGTGCTCTCGACACCGTCGTGCCCGGGTCGACCGGACAGCTCATCGAACCCGGGACCGATGACGAGGTCGTCGAGCGGCTCGCCGGCGCGCTGCGCGACTTCACGGTCGACGACTACGACCGCACCGAGATCCGTGCGTGGGCCGAGCGTTTCCGTCGCGAGCGGTTCCGCGAGCAGATGCGGGAGGTCGTCGGTGCGGCGATCTGA